The Verrucomicrobium spinosum DSM 4136 = JCM 18804 DNA segment GGCGCTACGTGACTCCGCGAACTCCTGGCTGTTCAGGATCACCCGCAGGAGACTCTTGATGTCTCCCGAGGTGCGGGTGAACTCCGCCGCCACCCGGTCCACCAGCTGAGAAACGGGCGCGTGGCTGACAAAACGGTGGCAAAGCTTGCCCGCCAGATAACGCGCCGTGGCGGGGTGGTTGCAGACAATGTCCACCAGCCGCTCCAGATCCGCCTCGCCGCCTCCGGCGGGAATCCTCTGCCCCAGCACCGTCTTGGCCCCATCATCATGCCAGTCTGGCTTGAAGTAAGTGACGCCACGGGCAGGGGCGAAGAAATTTAGATCCTTCAGCATGCCGCGTTTCAGATCCACCGTCCACCCGGTGAGACAGCGCGCCGCCTCGTGCACATCCTCCTGCGAGTAGCCGCCTGCCACGCCCAACGTGTGCAACTCCATGAGCTCCCGGGCATAGTTCTCATTGGGGGCATCCTTGGGGAAATGCTTCCGCACCTTGTTGTCCCGCCCGTCCAGGTAGGTGAGCATGGCCGGCGATTTCGCCGAGGCGAGGATGAGCTCGCGAAAGTTGCCCAGAGCGTGCCGGCGCACCACCCGGAGGTCATCGCTGGGTTTCAGGTAAATGCAGTCCCCTTTTTCGAGGTCGATGTTCAGGTGATCCGTCCAGAACTCCACCATCACCTCAAAGAGCTGCCGACGGCTGTACACCGCCCGCAGAAATGCATGCCGGGTGATCTCGTCACGCAATACCTCCTTGCGGAACTCCCACGCATTGCCCGGCTCGAAATGGAGCGACTCAAACGCCCCGGTGCGCAGGTCACAGAGGGTGTCATCCAGAGACTCCGGTTGGAGTTGTTCCTCGATCCACGCCTCCCGCCCCATGGCCCGGAGCCGCTCCACCTCGCCCGGCCAGGGGCCAAAGGTGGCCCGGCTCAGCAGGTGAAAGCCCGGATCCACCTCCACCGCATCGCACACCGTCAGGGAGTCCGGCAGGCGCTGCCCCGCCTCATGGCTCAGCAGGCTGGTGGCCCGCTCGCAGGAGGCCAGCATGCCCACACCGCCCGCCAGCGCGGAGGATACGAGGAAATCACGTCGGCTCGTTTTCATGTCAGGACCCCGCTGTCACACGTGGACGACTGGCGCATTCAAAGCCGGATCATGCCTGCGGCAGACTGGGCGGCCCCGGCACCAGCGCAGACGGCAGGGGCGGAGCGGCGACAGGCTGCGGTAGAGGGGCCTGCCTGCGCCCGAACCACGAACGCACCTGGATGCCCGCACCCAGCACCGGCATCATCAGCAGCAGGAAGAACCAGCCGATGAAGGGTATCAGTAAACAACCCACCACGACGAGCCCGCCTTTCCATGTCGCCCGCCACGCCTCATCCCCGGTTTTGAATTGGGGCCACAGCACCTCCCCCACATGGGTGGCCAGGCCCGCCAGTCCGGCCAATGCCCATAGAAGCGTCCCACCGGCCAGCAGCACGTTCGCGATCTGGAACACGGGCTTGCCACCGGTGCTCAGCCCCTTGGCCGCCAGAAGGACAACCGCCACCACGGGCAGCCCCACCAGCAGACTGACCAGCAGCCGTCGGGTGGAAGCGTTCCGATTGCGTTCCACCATCGCAGGCCACCTGGCCCGGGTGAAAAGCCACAACGCCGGCAGTCCCACGGCCGTACCCAGCCCCATCAGAAGGTAGAAGAATGTTTGGGAGAATAGCATGGTGATACAACGCATGACGCCGTATCAGCCCGCTGGTTACACGCGAATTCAGCCCAAGTGATCCAGAGTTGAAAATGCATCACCGTCTGAAACGGCGTCTCCGCCTCACACCGCCACCCGGGAGACACGCCAGGCGCCGCTTTGGTCGCGATGCATCGCCAGCGCCCCCAGATAGTCCGTTCGCGACGCCCCCTTCTCATACAGGGCAAAGAGGAAACCCTCTGAGGGGGCAACCACCTCGGTCAGAATCCTCCGTTCCTGCGGAGGTTTGGCCACGGCCTTGGCAATCGATGCTGACCAATCAGCACCGGCAGGCAGAGGCACCCCTTCGTTCCCCCAGGCATCAGAGATCAAAAAGCTCCGGCCCGCTGCATTCAGCAACGAGAGCTCTTCCCAAGCCGCGATCTCCAAGACTGGAATCACCGCACCGGGAGGGAGCAGCGTGGGATCCATGATCCACGAGCCCGGCAGCATGCCGCCCAGCACCTGCACGTGATTGCGCCGCAACGGCTGCTCCCAGTCAGCCTGGAATGGCTGCAGGTGCAGCAGCGCAGGCCAGAGCGGGGCATTGGCCAGGGCTGGCATCGCCACCTGCGGCGGCAGGGTTCGAGGAGCATCGGGCTGCACGCGGTGCCATGCGTCCAACACCACACCGACGAGAGCATCCGGAATGACCGCTGGCTGCAAGCTCCAGCCCCCTGCATGCGCACCGAGCGCGAGTGCAAAGATGCCTTCGCCAGCGAGGGCGATTTCCGGGTTCTCTGACAAGCCCTCCAGCATCGGCGAAAGGACCGGCCAGGGGTTCTCCGCGCGCAGCCTTTCCAGCTCGCTCGCACTTGCGGAGAGGAACCGGTCCAGCAAATGGCCCACAGAGGTCAGATCCTTGTGCCGAGCCCGTCCCAGGTGAACGGGAGCCGATGGTGCGAACGCCCCCAGTTGGGAAAGGTCTTGAAGTGCGGCGTGTGCGGGAAGGGCCTCAAAGAACATTGGGAAAGTACTCGTCAAAAGAGATGATGGGGTGGGTCGAGCGTAAGCGAACGCTAGTTCCGTTTCTGGCACACAGGGCACCAGCAGGCAGTACGCCCACGCAGAGATTCCCTCACCAGTTCTGCCTGACAACGCGGACAAACGTGACCGTCTTCCCACCGGTAGCGGAAGAGCCAGTCTTGCGGAGGATCGCTCCAGTCCACCCCCACCGTGTCCATGGCCCCTTTGCACACCTTCTTCACGGTACGGTGTAGGGCAGTGACCTGCTTGCCGGTCAGGCTTCCAGAGGGGGTGGCAGGAG contains these protein-coding regions:
- a CDS encoding DUF1800 domain-containing protein; its protein translation is MKTSRRDFLVSSALAGGVGMLASCERATSLLSHEAGQRLPDSLTVCDAVEVDPGFHLLSRATFGPWPGEVERLRAMGREAWIEEQLQPESLDDTLCDLRTGAFESLHFEPGNAWEFRKEVLRDEITRHAFLRAVYSRRQLFEVMVEFWTDHLNIDLEKGDCIYLKPSDDLRVVRRHALGNFRELILASAKSPAMLTYLDGRDNKVRKHFPKDAPNENYARELMELHTLGVAGGYSQEDVHEAARCLTGWTVDLKRGMLKDLNFFAPARGVTYFKPDWHDDGAKTVLGQRIPAGGGEADLERLVDIVCNHPATARYLAGKLCHRFVSHAPVSQLVDRVAAEFTRTSGDIKSLLRVILNSQEFAESRSALFKRPFRFVVSALRAVAADTHAHKPLLDYLHRMGQGLFQHPTPDGYPDEEAPWLGTLLWRWNFAFGLAGGKVPTVEIDGRALRRVLEPGAKLKDPPSAKFADNLFAHACGRRPVAAEQEALTHLTDPGELLGAVLASPAFQRC